Within Klebsiella sp. RIT-PI-d, the genomic segment TAACGCACCGACTGCCGCAAAGGTTTTAAATTTAAAGGTCATACTCTTTCCTTACTTAGCGTATTAGTGTTGTGTGATGCTATTTGTGAGTGACAGCCCGGACGATACGATCGCCTGAGAACTGAATCAAATAAACCAGAACCACGAGTAATACCAGCACCGTATTCATTACCGTTGCGTTATACCCGATGTAGCCATATTGATAGCCAATCTGACCCAGCCCGCCGGCACCGACGGCACCGCCCATCGCCGAATAGCCGACCAGCGTAATAAGCGTAATCGTCGCTGCATTAACTAAACCCGGCAGCGCTTCAGGCAGAAGAACTTTACGCACGATTTGCATCGGCGTAGCGCCCATTGCGCGAGATGCTTCAATCAGTCCCGCCGGGATCTCAAGCAGCGCGTTTTCAACCATACGGGCAATAAACGGTGCGGCACCGACGGTAAGAGGAACAATTGCCGCCTGTAAGCCGATAGACGTACCGACAATCACGCGCGTAAAAGGGATCATCCACACCAGTAAGATAATGAACGGGATAGAACGGAAGATGTTTACCAGCGCAGATAGCATACGGTACAACTTCGCGTTTTCAATAATTTGGCCTGGACGGGTAACATATAAGAGAACGCCTACTGGT encodes:
- a CDS encoding methionine ABC transporter permease MetI, translated to MSEPMMWLLLRGVWETLAMTFVSGFFGFVIGLPVGVLLYVTRPGQIIENAKLYRMLSALVNIFRSIPFIILLVWMIPFTRVIVGTSIGLQAAIVPLTVGAAPFIARMVENALLEIPAGLIEASRAMGATPMQIVRKVLLPEALPGLVNAATITLITLVGYSAMGGAVGAGGLGQIGYQYGYIGYNATVMNTVLVLLVVLVYLIQFSGDRIVRAVTHK